A stretch of the Bradyrhizobium arachidis genome encodes the following:
- a CDS encoding DUF3572 domain-containing protein, with product MKKPVQNPREVAEIVAIQALSFVAGDPERLGLFLAETGIGPETLRSAAGDPNFLISVLDFVLRDDATVKAFANVSQLHPTNIAAARQVLGDPHWERDVP from the coding sequence TTGAAAAAGCCTGTTCAAAACCCCCGCGAAGTCGCTGAAATTGTTGCGATTCAGGCGCTGTCTTTCGTTGCGGGCGACCCTGAAAGGCTGGGCCTGTTCCTGGCTGAGACAGGCATCGGCCCGGAGACCTTGCGCAGCGCCGCCGGCGACCCGAATTTCCTGATCAGCGTGCTCGATTTCGTGCTGCGCGACGATGCCACGGTGAAGGCTTTTGCGAACGTCTCGCAACTGCATCCGACCAACATCGCCGCCGCCCGGCAGGTGCTCGGCGACCCGCATTGGGAGCGCGACGTGCCGTGA
- a CDS encoding response regulator, which produces MAKTVLIVEDNELNMKLFRDLLEAHGYQTSGTSNGYEALDLVRKMRPDLVLMDIQLPQVSGLEVTRWIKDDPELRTIPVVAVTAFAMKGDEERIREGGCEAYLSKPISVGKFIETVRRFIG; this is translated from the coding sequence ATGGCTAAGACCGTCCTGATCGTGGAAGACAACGAGCTCAACATGAAGCTCTTCCGCGACCTGTTGGAGGCGCATGGCTATCAGACCTCGGGCACCAGCAATGGCTACGAGGCGCTCGATCTCGTTCGCAAGATGCGTCCCGACCTCGTCTTGATGGATATCCAATTGCCGCAGGTCTCGGGTCTGGAGGTGACGCGCTGGATCAAGGACGATCCGGAACTGCGCACCATTCCCGTCGTCGCAGTCACGGCCTTCGCGATGAAGGGCGACGAAGAACGCATCCGCGAGGGCGGCTGCGAAGCCTATTTGTCCAAGCCGATCTCGGTCGGCAAGTTCATTGAGACGGTCCGGCGTTTTATCGGGTAG
- a CDS encoding PleD family two-component system response regulator — protein MSARILVVDDVPANVKLLEARLSAEYFDVMTASNGAEALAMSRSAECDIILLDVMMPDMDGFEVCRRLKSDPATHHIPVVMVTALDSPADRVRGLEAGADDFLTKPLSDVVLIARVRSLTRLKMMTDELRMRAITSLEIGVQAPERNAITDTGKGGRILLVDDRQSSYERLATLLAAEHTVDVEPNPTEALFHAAEGNYDLLIVSLDLNNFDGLRLCSQARSLERTRHVPILAIAEAESGTRLLRGLEIGVNDYLLRPVDKNELSARARTQIRRRRYTDHLRDNVQNSIEAAITDALTGLHNRRYMESHLATLAEQASTRGKPLALMILDIDYFKSINDNYGHDAGDDVLREFAVRVRKSIRGIDLACRYGGEEFVIVMPETDLHVAGMVAERLRRSIAGEPFAVHKGTKRIEVTISIGLTTLEQKGEAVADVLKRADTALYRAKHDGRNRVVSQAA, from the coding sequence GTGTCCGCGCGTATCCTCGTCGTCGATGACGTCCCTGCCAACGTCAAGCTCTTGGAAGCCCGTCTCTCGGCCGAATATTTCGATGTGATGACGGCGTCGAACGGCGCCGAAGCGCTGGCAATGTCTCGCAGCGCCGAATGTGATATCATCCTGCTCGACGTCATGATGCCCGACATGGACGGCTTTGAGGTCTGCCGCCGCTTGAAGTCCGATCCGGCGACGCATCACATTCCGGTCGTGATGGTGACCGCGCTCGACAGCCCCGCCGACCGCGTGCGCGGTCTGGAAGCGGGCGCCGACGATTTCCTCACAAAACCCTTGTCCGATGTCGTGCTGATCGCGCGCGTGCGTTCGCTGACGCGGCTGAAGATGATGACCGATGAGCTGCGCATGCGCGCCATCACCTCGCTCGAGATCGGGGTGCAGGCGCCGGAGCGCAACGCGATCACCGACACCGGCAAGGGCGGCCGCATCCTGCTGGTCGACGACCGGCAGTCGTCCTATGAGCGGCTCGCGACTCTGCTCGCCGCCGAGCACACGGTCGATGTCGAGCCCAACCCGACGGAGGCGCTGTTCCACGCCGCCGAGGGCAATTACGACCTCCTGATCGTCTCGCTCGACCTCAACAATTTCGACGGGCTTCGGCTGTGCAGCCAGGCGCGCTCGCTGGAGCGCACCCGTCACGTGCCGATCCTTGCGATTGCCGAAGCCGAGAGCGGCACGCGGCTGCTGCGCGGGCTCGAGATCGGCGTCAACGATTATCTCTTGCGCCCGGTCGACAAGAACGAGCTTTCGGCGCGCGCCCGCACGCAAATTCGCCGCCGCCGCTATACCGATCATTTGCGCGACAACGTGCAGAACTCGATCGAGGCTGCGATCACCGACGCGCTGACCGGCCTGCATAACCGCCGCTACATGGAGAGCCATCTGGCGACGCTCGCTGAACAAGCGTCCACGCGCGGCAAGCCGCTAGCGCTGATGATCCTGGACATCGACTATTTCAAGTCGATCAACGATAATTACGGTCACGATGCCGGCGACGACGTGCTGCGCGAATTCGCGGTGCGCGTGCGAAAATCGATCCGTGGCATCGATCTCGCCTGCCGCTACGGCGGCGAGGAATTCGTCATCGTGATGCCGGAGACCGATCTGCACGTCGCCGGCATGGTCGCCGAGCGCCTGCGCCGCTCGATAGCGGGCGAGCCCTTTGCCGTCCACAAGGGCACCAAGCGGATCGAAGTCACGATCTCGATCGGATTGACGACGCTGGAGCAGAAGGGCGAGGCCGTCGCCGACGTCCTCAAGCGCGCCGACACCGCGCTCTACCGCGCCAAGCACGACGGCCGCAATCGCGTGGTGTCGCAGGCGGCCTAG
- a CDS encoding xanthine dehydrogenase family protein molybdopterin-binding subunit: MQEHTKSSSLENAIALQKYGVGQPVRRKEDDTLVRGKGRYTDDFNLPGQAYAYVVRSTHAHGVIRGIDTAAAKAMPGVLGVWTGTDLSAAGHGPFTCGLPLKSRDGTPLLQTNRMALATDKVRFVGDPVAFVVAETLAQARDAAEAVGIDVEPLTAVTDPEQAAQPGAPLLYDHIPNNVALDYHYGDMEKVNAAFAGAAHVTKLDIENTRVAVVSMEPRVGLASYDKKTERYTIQVPTQGVAGNRANLAKNLKVPNEKVHLLTGNVGGSFGMKNINYPEYMCILFAAKELGRPVKWLDERSTSFLSDSHGRAQKIHAELALDAEGHFLATKLSGYGNVGAYITGVAPGPLSLNTGKNFSSVYRTPLMSIDIKVVLTNTTLMGAYRGAGRPEANYYMERLIDRAADEMGINRLTLRKRNFIKPNQMPFPASSGVTYDSGDFQAVFNKALEISDYESFAKRKKESKKAGKLRGVAVGSYLEVTAPPGVELGKIVFDPDGSVQLVTGTLDYGQGHASAFAQVLCAQLGVPFESVKLVQGDSDIVHTGNGTGGSRSITASGMAIVQASKLVIEKGKRAAAHMLEASEADIEFADGAFTIAGTDRSIDIMELAKRLHDGKVPEGVPDRLDVDHTSEPVPSAFPNGCHVAEVEVDPDTGVVQIVRYTGVNDFGTVINPMLVAGQLHGGVAQGIGQALMEHIQYDESGQPVTGSLLDYALPRAEDIPAMTVGDHPVPAKSNPLGTKGCGEAGCAGSMSTVVNAVLDALSDYGIKHLDMPLTSERVWRAIQEAKGTA; this comes from the coding sequence ATGCAAGAACACACCAAATCGTCCTCGCTCGAAAACGCTATTGCACTGCAAAAATATGGTGTCGGCCAGCCGGTCCGGCGCAAGGAGGACGATACCCTGGTGCGCGGCAAGGGCCGCTACACCGACGATTTCAACCTGCCCGGCCAGGCCTATGCCTATGTCGTGCGCTCGACCCATGCCCATGGCGTGATCCGCGGAATCGACACCGCGGCCGCCAAGGCGATGCCGGGTGTGCTCGGCGTGTGGACCGGAACGGACCTCAGCGCCGCCGGCCATGGCCCCTTCACCTGCGGCCTGCCGCTCAAGAGCCGCGACGGCACGCCACTGCTCCAGACCAACCGCATGGCGCTCGCCACCGACAAGGTCCGCTTCGTCGGCGACCCCGTCGCCTTCGTTGTGGCGGAAACGCTGGCGCAGGCGCGCGACGCGGCTGAAGCCGTCGGTATCGACGTCGAGCCGCTGACGGCGGTGACCGATCCGGAACAGGCGGCGCAGCCCGGCGCGCCGCTGCTCTACGACCACATCCCCAACAACGTCGCGCTCGACTATCACTATGGCGACATGGAGAAGGTGAACGCGGCCTTCGCCGGCGCCGCCCATGTGACCAAGCTCGACATCGAAAACACGCGCGTTGCCGTGGTGTCGATGGAGCCGCGGGTCGGGCTTGCCTCCTATGACAAGAAGACCGAGCGCTACACCATCCAGGTGCCGACGCAGGGCGTCGCCGGCAACCGCGCCAACCTCGCCAAGAACCTGAAAGTGCCGAACGAGAAGGTGCACCTGCTGACCGGCAATGTCGGCGGCTCCTTCGGCATGAAGAACATCAACTATCCCGAATATATGTGCATCCTGTTCGCCGCGAAGGAGCTCGGGCGCCCAGTGAAGTGGCTCGACGAGCGCTCGACCAGCTTCCTCTCCGACAGCCACGGCCGCGCGCAAAAAATCCATGCCGAGCTTGCGCTCGACGCCGAGGGGCATTTCCTGGCGACCAAACTCTCCGGTTACGGCAATGTCGGCGCCTACATCACCGGCGTCGCGCCCGGGCCCCTCTCGCTCAACACCGGCAAGAACTTTTCCAGCGTCTATCGCACGCCGCTGATGAGCATCGACATCAAGGTGGTCCTCACCAACACCACGCTGATGGGCGCCTATCGCGGCGCCGGCCGGCCCGAGGCGAACTACTACATGGAGCGTCTGATCGATCGCGCCGCCGACGAGATGGGCATCAACCGCCTGACGCTGCGCAAGCGCAACTTCATCAAGCCGAACCAGATGCCGTTCCCCGCCTCCTCCGGCGTCACCTATGACAGCGGCGACTTCCAGGCCGTGTTCAACAAGGCGCTGGAGATTTCCGACTATGAAAGCTTTGCCAAGCGCAAGAAGGAGAGCAAGAAGGCCGGCAAGCTGCGCGGCGTCGCGGTCGGCTCCTATCTCGAAGTCACCGCACCTCCCGGCGTCGAACTCGGCAAGATCGTGTTCGATCCTGACGGTTCGGTGCAGCTCGTCACCGGCACGCTCGACTACGGCCAGGGCCACGCCTCGGCCTTCGCGCAGGTGCTATGTGCGCAGCTCGGCGTCCCCTTCGAGAGCGTCAAGCTGGTGCAGGGCGACAGCGACATCGTGCACACCGGCAACGGCACCGGCGGCTCGCGCTCGATCACCGCGAGCGGCATGGCGATCGTGCAGGCCTCGAAACTCGTGATCGAGAAGGGCAAGCGCGCCGCTGCGCACATGCTGGAGGCCTCCGAGGCTGACATCGAATTCGCCGACGGCGCGTTCACCATTGCCGGCACCGACCGCAGCATCGACATCATGGAGCTCGCAAAACGCCTGCATGACGGCAAGGTGCCGGAAGGCGTGCCCGATAGACTCGACGTCGACCACACCAGCGAGCCAGTGCCGTCGGCCTTCCCCAACGGCTGCCACGTCGCCGAGGTCGAGGTCGATCCTGATACGGGCGTGGTGCAGATCGTGCGCTACACCGGCGTCAACGACTTTGGCACCGTCATCAACCCGATGCTGGTCGCGGGCCAGCTTCACGGCGGCGTCGCGCAGGGCATCGGCCAGGCGCTGATGGAGCACATTCAATATGACGAAAGTGGCCAGCCGGTCACCGGCTCGCTGCTGGACTACGCGCTGCCGCGCGCCGAGGACATCCCCGCGATGACGGTCGGCGACCATCCGGTGCCGGCCAAGAGCAATCCGCTGGGCACCAAGGGCTGCGGCGAAGCCGGCTGCGCCGGCAGCATGTCGACCGTGGTGAATGCCGTGCTCGACGCGCTGTCGGATTACGGCATCAAGCATCTCGACATGCCGCTGACCTCGGAGCGGGTCTGGCGCGCGATCCAGGAGGCGAAGGGGACGGCGTAA
- a CDS encoding Ppx/GppA phosphatase family protein — MNDHTPLRDGAPPRGEPQGSMVSAALAAEPAAPVNGAGTGIYAALDLGTNNCRLLIACPTHDGFRVVDSFSRIIRLGEGISATGCISDAAIERAIAALSICRDKINLRKARRLRLIATEACRAASNAEGFRSRVAAETGIELEVIDRETEAALAVLGCSPLVDPRGRGAILFDIGGGSTELVRIERDPAEDNPQPRIKAWMSIPLGVVTLAEQFGGRDVTPAIYALMEQEVANHVAPFAEEHGRDLTEMHLLGTSGTVTTLAGIHLNLARYDRRRIDSIWMDDSDITATINRLLGMSYEQRAGNNCISVERADLVLAGCAILDAIRRAFPLPRLRVADRGLREGMLVEMMREDGALRSW, encoded by the coding sequence ATGAATGACCACACGCCGCTCCGCGACGGCGCTCCGCCGCGCGGGGAGCCGCAGGGGTCGATGGTGTCGGCAGCGCTGGCTGCCGAACCGGCGGCGCCCGTGAATGGGGCGGGAACCGGCATCTATGCGGCGCTGGATCTCGGCACCAACAATTGCAGGCTCCTGATCGCCTGTCCGACCCATGACGGCTTTCGCGTCGTCGATTCCTTCTCGCGCATCATTCGGCTCGGCGAGGGCATTTCGGCGACCGGCTGCATCAGCGACGCCGCGATCGAGCGCGCGATCGCAGCGCTCAGCATTTGCCGCGACAAGATCAACCTGCGGAAGGCCCGGCGGCTGCGGCTGATCGCCACCGAAGCCTGTCGCGCGGCCTCGAACGCCGAAGGGTTCCGCAGCCGCGTCGCAGCCGAGACCGGCATCGAGCTCGAGGTGATCGACCGCGAGACCGAGGCGGCGCTTGCCGTGCTCGGCTGCTCGCCACTGGTCGACCCCAGGGGACGCGGCGCGATCCTGTTCGACATCGGCGGCGGCTCGACCGAGCTCGTGCGCATCGAGCGCGATCCGGCCGAGGACAATCCCCAGCCGCGCATAAAAGCCTGGATGTCGATCCCGCTGGGCGTGGTGACGCTCGCCGAGCAGTTTGGCGGCCGCGACGTGACGCCGGCGATCTACGCGCTGATGGAGCAGGAGGTCGCGAACCATGTCGCGCCGTTTGCCGAGGAGCATGGGCGCGATCTCACTGAGATGCATCTGCTCGGTACGTCAGGCACGGTGACGACGCTCGCCGGCATCCATCTCAACCTCGCGCGCTACGACCGCCGCCGCATCGACAGCATCTGGATGGACGATTCCGACATCACGGCGACCATCAACCGGCTGCTCGGCATGAGCTACGAGCAACGCGCCGGCAACAATTGCATCAGCGTCGAGCGCGCCGATCTCGTGCTGGCGGGCTGCGCGATCCTCGATGCGATCCGCCGCGCCTTTCCGCTGCCGCGCCTGCGCGTCGCCGACCGGGGCTTACGCGAAGGCATGCTGGTCGAGATGATGCGCGAGGACGGCGCGCTCAGGAGCTGGTGA
- a CDS encoding RlmE family RNA methyltransferase, with protein MAKDTTGRLHVQVKTGGKRKLSSKLWLERQLNDPYVAKAKAAGYRSRAAFKLLEIDDKYKLLKPGMAVVDLGAAPGGWSQIAAKRVGSVDGKGKVVAIDLLEMPEIPGVDFAQLDFMADDAPDKLTTMLGGGADIVMSDMAANTTGHRKTDQLRIVGLVETAAAFACDVLKPGGAFLAKTFQSGADAELLAQLKRDFATVRHVKPAASRQDSSERYVLATGFRGEATKA; from the coding sequence ATGGCCAAGGACACCACCGGCCGGCTGCACGTCCAGGTCAAGACCGGCGGCAAGCGAAAGCTGTCGTCAAAGCTCTGGCTCGAGCGCCAGCTCAACGATCCCTATGTCGCCAAGGCCAAGGCGGCGGGCTATCGCTCGCGCGCCGCGTTCAAGCTGCTCGAGATCGACGACAAGTATAAGCTCCTGAAGCCGGGCATGGCCGTGGTCGACCTCGGCGCCGCGCCCGGCGGCTGGAGCCAGATCGCGGCCAAGCGCGTCGGCTCCGTCGACGGCAAGGGCAAGGTTGTCGCCATCGACCTCCTGGAGATGCCGGAGATTCCCGGCGTCGATTTCGCCCAGCTCGACTTCATGGCCGATGACGCGCCGGACAAGTTGACCACGATGCTGGGCGGCGGCGCCGACATCGTGATGTCCGACATGGCCGCGAACACGACAGGTCATCGCAAGACCGACCAGCTCCGCATCGTCGGCCTGGTCGAAACCGCCGCCGCCTTTGCCTGCGACGTGCTCAAGCCCGGCGGCGCGTTCCTCGCCAAGACGTTCCAGAGCGGCGCCGACGCCGAGCTCCTCGCCCAGCTCAAGCGCGACTTTGCCACCGTGCGTCACGTGAAGCCGGCCGCCAGCCGGCAGGATTCATCCGAGCGCTACGTGCTGGCGACGGGGTTTCGGGGCGAGGCAACGAAGGCGTAG
- a CDS encoding C13 family peptidase → MTSGSWISRLGAPFVALILIVGLVSPVRAIEDARKVGVVSFGLFGDQGVFRAEATGAAQVVAARFETASIDLQYNSKKGGHATIEGLASSLQIVASRLNPEKDVLFLILTSHGSPDGLAIKAGRLTQTLTPSRLADMLAKTGVRHKVVVISACFSGVFIPRLANPDVLVITAADAHHSSFGCQDKAKWTYFGDAFFNVALRQATSVRSAFLDASLLVRRRERREHFEPSNPQMAGGENVLPLLVERP, encoded by the coding sequence ATGACCTCTGGGTCCTGGATCAGCCGGCTCGGCGCGCCGTTCGTCGCATTGATTTTGATCGTCGGGCTGGTTTCGCCGGTACGCGCTATTGAGGATGCCCGAAAGGTCGGCGTGGTGTCCTTTGGCCTTTTCGGCGATCAAGGCGTGTTTAGAGCCGAGGCGACTGGCGCCGCTCAGGTCGTAGCGGCCCGTTTTGAGACTGCCTCGATCGACCTACAGTACAATTCAAAGAAGGGCGGACATGCGACGATCGAGGGCCTGGCTAGCTCGTTGCAGATTGTGGCCAGCCGCCTGAATCCCGAGAAAGATGTTCTCTTTTTGATTCTAACCTCGCATGGCTCTCCCGATGGCCTTGCAATCAAGGCGGGGCGGCTCACGCAAACGCTTACGCCGTCCCGTCTCGCTGACATGCTCGCGAAAACGGGCGTGCGACACAAGGTGGTGGTCATCTCTGCCTGTTTTTCTGGCGTTTTCATCCCACGCCTCGCGAATCCCGATGTGCTGGTCATCACCGCGGCCGATGCCCATCATTCTTCGTTCGGCTGTCAGGACAAGGCCAAGTGGACCTACTTCGGCGACGCTTTTTTCAACGTTGCGCTAAGGCAAGCGACAAGTGTGAGGAGTGCGTTTCTCGACGCGAGCCTGCTCGTTCGGAGGCGAGAACGGCGAGAGCATTTCGAGCCGTCAAATCCTCAGATGGCAGGCGGTGAAAACGTGCTGCCATTGCTCGTTGAACGTCCTTGA
- a CDS encoding MBL fold metallo-hydrolase: MNLHNTPNAVRAAPEELVPSRYALKVGDIDVLVVSDGVLPLPTTMLAHNAAPADRAAWLNDMFLPQDAFDWALNVVVVRSGGQTILIDAGLGSDPNLNLPRAGQLIKRLEAAGIDLGSVTDLVLTHMHMDHIGALLVDGVKDHLRPDLRIHVAAAEVKFWEAPDFSRVSMPPGFPDALRAAAKRFTKEYLNHLRPFEQEHEVAPGVVILRTGGHTPGHSVVRLASGSDRLMFAGDAVFAVGFEHPDWFNGFEHDPEEAARVRVRLLRELAETGEMLVATHVPFPSIGRVAIDGDAFRFVPAFWDY; the protein is encoded by the coding sequence ATGAACCTACACAACACCCCGAACGCTGTCAGAGCCGCGCCCGAAGAGCTCGTGCCGTCGCGCTACGCGCTGAAGGTCGGCGACATCGACGTGCTGGTCGTCAGCGACGGCGTGCTTCCGCTGCCAACGACCATGCTGGCGCACAACGCCGCACCGGCCGACCGAGCGGCCTGGCTGAACGACATGTTCCTGCCGCAGGACGCGTTCGATTGGGCGCTGAACGTGGTCGTGGTGCGTAGCGGCGGCCAGACCATCCTCATCGATGCCGGGCTAGGGTCCGACCCGAACTTGAACTTGCCGCGGGCCGGGCAATTGATCAAGCGACTGGAGGCTGCCGGCATCGATCTTGGGTCCGTGACCGACCTGGTGCTGACCCACATGCACATGGACCATATCGGCGCGTTGCTCGTCGACGGGGTGAAGGACCATCTGCGCCCGGACCTGCGGATCCATGTGGCGGCTGCCGAGGTCAAGTTCTGGGAGGCTCCCGATTTCTCCCGCGTCTCCATGCCGCCGGGATTTCCGGACGCGCTTCGTGCGGCCGCGAAGCGGTTCACCAAGGAGTATCTCAACCATCTGCGGCCGTTCGAGCAGGAGCACGAGGTGGCGCCCGGGGTGGTCATCCTTCGCACCGGCGGTCATACACCCGGGCATAGCGTGGTTCGTCTGGCGTCCGGCAGCGACAGGCTGATGTTCGCCGGGGACGCCGTGTTCGCGGTCGGGTTCGAGCACCCCGACTGGTTCAACGGCTTCGAACACGACCCCGAGGAGGCAGCGCGCGTCCGTGTCCGTCTTTTGCGAGAACTCGCTGAGACCGGCGAGATGCTGGTCGCCACTCACGTGCCGTTCCCGTCCATCGGACGGGTGGCGATCGACGGCGACGCCTTCCGTTTTGTGCCCGCCTTCTGGGACTACTGA
- a CDS encoding NAD(P)/FAD-dependent oxidoreductase, whose product MRLVIIGAGFAGMYAALSAARLRDIQGVTPDELEIALVATEPTLVVRPRLYEPNPETLTAPLSDVLKAIDVVYVQGSAETVDTKSQMVQIATGKATRKSLSYDRLVVATGSRLFRPNIPGLAEHGFSVDSLDDAVALDKHLHGLAKRPAVNGRDTVVVAGGGFTGIEAATEMPARLREILGKDAKTRVIIVERNNGIAPDMGAGPRPVIEDALRKLGVETRIGVGVASLDASGVTLSSGEHIETETVVWAAGIRAAPLTAQISAERDNFGRLLVDRCLRVPGIEGVFATGDAARAACDDDGNYALMSCQHATRMGAFAGNNAAAELLGVPTRPYHQKAYVTCLDLGEAGALFTRGWERKVEMVGDVAKKTKQEINTVWIYPPKAERAAALASADPERVTDL is encoded by the coding sequence ATGCGACTAGTCATCATTGGCGCCGGCTTCGCCGGCATGTATGCAGCCCTTTCCGCCGCCCGCCTGCGCGATATCCAGGGTGTCACACCCGACGAGCTCGAGATCGCGCTGGTCGCAACTGAGCCAACGCTGGTGGTTCGCCCGCGGCTCTACGAACCGAATCCCGAAACCCTCACCGCACCGCTCTCGGATGTGCTCAAGGCCATCGACGTCGTCTACGTGCAAGGCAGCGCCGAGACGGTCGACACCAAATCCCAGATGGTCCAGATCGCGACCGGAAAAGCTACGCGCAAGTCGCTCTCCTACGACCGTCTGGTCGTGGCCACCGGCAGCCGGCTGTTTCGTCCGAACATTCCCGGTCTTGCCGAGCACGGTTTCAGCGTCGACTCGCTCGACGATGCGGTTGCCCTCGACAAGCACCTGCATGGCCTCGCCAAGCGACCTGCCGTGAACGGGCGCGACACGGTCGTCGTGGCCGGCGGCGGCTTCACCGGCATCGAGGCGGCCACCGAAATGCCGGCGCGGCTGCGCGAGATTCTCGGCAAGGATGCCAAGACCCGCGTCATCATCGTCGAGCGCAACAATGGGATTGCGCCCGACATGGGCGCAGGTCCCCGCCCCGTCATCGAGGACGCGCTGCGCAAGCTCGGCGTGGAGACGCGCATCGGTGTCGGCGTCGCCTCGCTCGATGCATCAGGCGTTACGCTGTCCAGCGGCGAGCACATCGAAACCGAGACGGTGGTCTGGGCAGCCGGCATTCGTGCCGCTCCCCTCACCGCGCAGATCAGCGCCGAGCGCGACAATTTCGGCCGGCTGCTGGTCGACCGCTGTTTGCGCGTGCCGGGCATCGAGGGCGTCTTCGCCACCGGCGATGCTGCGCGCGCCGCCTGCGATGACGACGGCAACTACGCACTGATGTCCTGCCAGCACGCCACGCGGATGGGCGCCTTTGCCGGCAACAACGCCGCAGCGGAGCTGCTCGGCGTTCCGACCAGGCCCTACCACCAGAAGGCCTACGTCACCTGTCTCGATCTCGGCGAAGCCGGCGCGCTGTTCACGCGCGGCTGGGAACGCAAGGTGGAGATGGTCGGCGACGTCGCCAAGAAGACCAAGCAGGAGATCAACACCGTCTGGATCTATCCGCCAAAGGCCGAGCGTGCCGCTGCGCTGGCGTCGGCCGATCCGGAGCGTGTCACCGATCTCTAG
- a CDS encoding AraC family transcriptional regulator has protein sequence MSCQPIPRDVSQPKQSNAPETSQHSLPNGEPRPADLEMARVLKTAPVSMASDPTSGAIAHWKHGALHDVVEPMADHVIMTYPTGVQRLERRNGRSIAIGTARTGVVTIIPAGSSARWDIPGSVNVVQLYLPHRTIERVAGEADMSAPRELLERTGHPDPITSRLLISASDAIEGSAALDALFRHQLNDLLATRLLAAHAGSPAIFQPTLGGLAPITLRRAIQRLHSDDDTDVSLAALASDAGLSRFHFCRAFKESTGLSPHAWLRQHRLEQAMKMLRDTDDSVVSISAALGYSSQTAFAAAFRKLTGDTPSDWRRRMR, from the coding sequence ATGAGCTGCCAGCCAATCCCGCGCGACGTTTCGCAGCCGAAACAGTCCAACGCTCCCGAGACGTCCCAGCATTCTCTGCCGAATGGCGAACCGCGTCCCGCCGATCTGGAGATGGCGCGCGTGCTGAAGACCGCACCGGTCAGCATGGCCTCGGATCCCACCAGCGGCGCCATCGCCCACTGGAAGCATGGCGCCCTGCACGACGTCGTGGAACCCATGGCTGACCACGTCATCATGACGTATCCCACCGGCGTGCAACGTCTGGAGCGGCGCAACGGAAGGTCGATCGCGATTGGAACGGCGCGCACCGGCGTGGTCACGATCATTCCGGCCGGCTCGAGCGCGCGCTGGGACATTCCCGGATCCGTCAATGTGGTTCAGCTCTATCTTCCCCACAGGACGATCGAGCGCGTAGCCGGTGAAGCCGACATGTCGGCGCCGCGCGAGCTGCTGGAGCGAACGGGGCATCCCGATCCCATCACATCCCGTCTCCTCATAAGCGCATCGGATGCGATTGAAGGCAGCGCGGCACTGGATGCGCTGTTCCGGCACCAGCTCAACGATCTCTTAGCCACCCGCCTGCTGGCTGCACATGCCGGCTCGCCTGCCATTTTTCAGCCGACGCTGGGCGGTCTTGCGCCAATCACGCTGCGGCGCGCGATCCAGCGTCTGCACTCGGACGACGATACCGACGTCTCCCTTGCCGCGCTGGCGTCCGATGCCGGGCTGTCGCGCTTTCACTTCTGCCGCGCCTTCAAGGAGAGCACCGGGCTCTCGCCGCATGCCTGGCTGCGCCAGCACCGGCTCGAGCAGGCCATGAAGATGCTGCGCGACACCGACGACTCGGTCGTCTCGATTTCCGCGGCGCTTGGCTACTCCTCCCAGACCGCCTTCGCCGCGGCCTTCAGGAAGCTGACCGGTGACACCCCGAGCGATTGGCGCAGGCGCATGCGTTAG